From the Clostridiales bacterium FE2011 genome, one window contains:
- a CDS encoding sugar ABC transporter permease YjfF (membrane component of a putative sugar ABC transporter system): MNKKKNINSHSILLLITVGLFILLYAAGYFMYGFGANAKGFEKLQNFLDIFRTNAALICIACGMTCVMLTGGIDISVGSLVAMDCMILSVGMENSGISPSLLVPFVLLIGVVFGAVQGYLIGYLGIQPFIVTMAGMFFARGMTAMICTDQVNITVDNWFKQVAAVKVYMPFELGAVVNKRGVKMVPYVNIPVVIALVVVVLVFLMLRYTRTGRSMYAVGGNQQSAALMGLNTKRTKMITYILSSFLCSIGGVLYCMNTMCGTTTQALGLEMKAISSAVIGGTLLTGGVGNVFGSFVGVLINGTINSLVSFNGELTKLGGTVPNVVSAFLLFLFIMLQAVFAKLRERKQ; this comes from the coding sequence ATGAACAAGAAGAAGAACATTAACAGCCATTCCATACTGCTGCTTATCACTGTGGGTTTGTTCATCCTGCTGTACGCAGCCGGATATTTCATGTATGGCTTCGGCGCCAATGCAAAAGGCTTTGAAAAGCTCCAGAATTTCCTGGATATTTTCCGGACCAATGCAGCTTTGATCTGCATTGCCTGCGGCATGACCTGTGTTATGCTGACCGGCGGTATTGATATCTCTGTCGGTTCCCTGGTGGCCATGGATTGTATGATCCTGTCCGTAGGCATGGAAAACAGCGGGATTTCTCCCTCGCTGCTGGTACCCTTTGTGCTGCTGATCGGTGTTGTGTTCGGCGCGGTACAGGGTTATCTGATTGGTTACCTGGGAATCCAGCCCTTCATCGTGACGATGGCAGGCATGTTCTTTGCCCGCGGTATGACAGCCATGATCTGCACTGACCAGGTCAACATTACCGTGGACAACTGGTTCAAGCAGGTGGCGGCTGTTAAGGTGTATATGCCCTTTGAACTGGGCGCTGTGGTCAACAAGCGCGGCGTCAAGATGGTACCCTATGTGAACATTCCGGTAGTCATTGCGCTGGTGGTTGTGGTACTGGTGTTCCTGATGCTGCGTTATACCCGTACGGGCCGCAGCATGTATGCGGTAGGCGGCAACCAGCAGAGCGCCGCACTGATGGGCCTGAACACCAAAAGGACCAAGATGATCACCTACATCCTGTCTTCTTTCCTCTGCTCCATCGGCGGTGTGCTTTACTGCATGAACACCATGTGCGGTACAACGACCCAAGCGCTGGGCCTGGAAATGAAGGCCATTTCTTCCGCGGTTATCGGCGGTACGCTGCTGACCGGCGGTGTAGGCAATGTGTTTGGTTCTTTTGTGGGTGTGCTGATCAACGGTACGATCAACAGCCTGGTCAGCTTCAACGGAGAACTGACCAAACTGGGCGGCACGGTGCCCAACGTGGTGTCCGCTTTCCTGCTGTTCCTGTTTATCATGCTGCAGGCTGTATTTGCCAAGCTGCGTGAACGGAAACAGTAA
- a CDS encoding ABC transporter permease, whose amino-acid sequence MDWLKKVSKKPLFLPLVSVFLVLIINVVYDAIQGNYIFEFLKFELKEGALYGRIIDILNRGSEAAILAIGMTLVVSSSAGTDISVGSVMSLAGSLCCMLLAGFGVTHVREIGDLQMPIFVGVIAGIAVAGLCGLFNGFLVAKMKIQPMVATLIFFTAGRAIGLLLTNNKMVYIHLEQFKVFGGKLWIFPTPTVIAAACILIMTLILKTTSLGMYVQSVGINPKASRIAGINSVAIILLCYVICGLFSGVAGIVATSRIYSADSNNIGLNLELDAILAVALGGNSLGGGRFNLAGSIIGAYTIQAITTTMYALGVAKAQAPVYKAIIVILIVVVQSPAVKAYFAHRKAQKEGGLAVAGRS is encoded by the coding sequence ATTGACTGGCTGAAAAAGGTATCCAAGAAACCGTTGTTCCTGCCGCTGGTCAGCGTTTTCCTGGTGCTGATCATCAATGTGGTGTATGACGCGATTCAAGGCAACTATATTTTTGAATTCCTGAAGTTTGAACTGAAGGAAGGCGCGCTGTACGGCCGTATCATCGATATTCTCAACCGCGGCAGTGAAGCTGCGATCCTGGCCATCGGTATGACGCTGGTGGTTTCCTCTTCCGCCGGTACGGATATTTCCGTGGGCTCTGTGATGAGCCTGGCCGGCAGCCTGTGCTGTATGCTGCTTGCCGGTTTCGGTGTAACGCATGTGCGTGAGATCGGTGATCTGCAGATGCCGATCTTCGTCGGCGTGATCGCCGGTATTGCCGTGGCGGGCCTGTGCGGTCTGTTCAACGGTTTCCTGGTGGCAAAGATGAAGATACAGCCAATGGTGGCCACGCTGATTTTCTTCACCGCGGGCCGCGCCATCGGCCTGCTGCTCACCAACAACAAGATGGTGTATATCCATCTGGAACAGTTCAAGGTGTTCGGCGGAAAACTGTGGATTTTCCCCACGCCTACAGTGATCGCCGCGGCATGTATCCTGATCATGACGCTGATCCTGAAAACAACCTCCCTGGGTATGTATGTACAGTCCGTGGGTATCAACCCCAAGGCATCCAGGATCGCCGGCATCAACTCTGTGGCGATTATCCTGCTGTGCTACGTGATCTGCGGCCTGTTCTCCGGTGTGGCCGGCATCGTGGCTACCTCCCGGATCTATTCCGCTGACTCCAACAATATCGGCCTGAACCTGGAGCTGGACGCAATCCTGGCAGTGGCCCTGGGCGGCAACAGCCTGGGCGGCGGCCGGTTTAACCTGGCCGGTTCCATTATCGGTGCCTATACCATCCAGGCCATTACAACCACCATGTATGCACTGGGTGTGGCCAAGGCTCAGGCTCCTGTGTATAAGGCGATCATCGTTATCCTGATCGTTGTTGTACAGTCCCCGGCGGTGAAAGCGTACTTTGCGCATCGCAAGGCACAGAAAGAGGGCGGCCTTGCAGTCGCGGGGAGGAGTTGA
- a CDS encoding sugar ABC transporter ATP-binding protein has translation MSNEVILSMRGICMTFPGVKALSDVDFTLRSGEIHALMGENGAGKSTLIKCLTGVNDFEKGEIFMGPEMRPIRNHSTLEAQKNGISTVYQEVNLCPNLSVAENLFIGREPLTKLGTINHKAMTNRARELMKKLDIQVDVTQALENYSIALQQMIAIARAVDMESKVLILDEPTSSLDDNEVEKLFKMMRALRDEGIGIIFVTHFLEQVYAVCDRITVLRNGQLVGEYEISDLPRLKLVAAMMGKDFDDLQSIKSKEDEAVSEEVLIDAKGLSHARKIKPFDLDIHKGEVIGLTGLLGSGRSELARCIYGADKAQTGTLKVKGKEIKINAPIDAMRLGMGLLPDDRKAEGIVEDLSVRENIMLAMQSLAGVVKRIPMEKQMEITKKFIDLLDIKTPSTETLVKQLSGGNQQKVIIARWLATNPDFLILDEPTRGIDVGTKTEIQKLVVDLARQGKSVIFISSEIEEMLRTCNRLAVLRDGEKVGELTEDLTQESVMKVIAGGERS, from the coding sequence ATGAGCAATGAAGTGATCCTCAGCATGCGCGGCATCTGCATGACGTTCCCGGGCGTAAAGGCGTTGAGCGACGTTGATTTTACGCTCAGGAGCGGAGAGATACACGCACTGATGGGGGAAAACGGCGCGGGAAAATCCACCCTGATCAAATGCCTGACGGGCGTCAATGATTTTGAAAAGGGTGAAATTTTCATGGGACCGGAAATGCGTCCCATCAGAAACCACTCCACACTGGAGGCACAGAAAAACGGTATTTCCACCGTGTACCAGGAAGTGAACCTCTGTCCCAACCTGAGCGTGGCGGAGAACCTTTTTATCGGCCGCGAGCCGCTGACGAAACTTGGCACCATCAACCATAAAGCCATGACGAACCGGGCCCGGGAACTGATGAAAAAGCTGGACATCCAGGTGGACGTTACCCAGGCACTGGAGAATTATTCCATTGCCCTGCAGCAGATGATCGCCATTGCCCGTGCTGTGGATATGGAGAGCAAGGTGCTGATCCTGGATGAGCCCACTTCCTCCCTGGACGACAACGAAGTGGAAAAGCTGTTCAAAATGATGAGAGCGCTCCGGGATGAGGGCATCGGCATCATCTTCGTTACTCACTTCCTGGAACAGGTTTACGCGGTCTGCGACCGGATTACGGTGCTCCGCAACGGCCAGCTGGTAGGCGAGTATGAGATCTCTGACCTGCCCCGCCTCAAGCTGGTGGCAGCTATGATGGGTAAGGATTTCGACGATCTGCAGTCCATCAAGTCCAAGGAAGATGAAGCTGTGTCCGAGGAAGTGCTGATTGACGCAAAGGGCCTGAGCCATGCACGGAAAATCAAGCCCTTCGACCTGGACATCCACAAGGGTGAGGTCATCGGCCTGACGGGCCTGCTGGGCAGCGGCCGCAGTGAGCTGGCCCGCTGTATTTACGGCGCTGACAAGGCACAGACCGGCACCCTGAAAGTGAAGGGAAAAGAAATAAAAATCAACGCGCCGATCGACGCCATGCGGCTTGGCATGGGCCTGCTGCCTGACGACCGGAAGGCGGAAGGTATTGTGGAAGACCTGTCAGTCCGTGAAAACATTATGCTGGCCATGCAGTCCCTGGCCGGTGTTGTGAAGCGGATCCCGATGGAAAAGCAGATGGAGATTACGAAGAAGTTCATCGATCTGCTTGATATCAAGACCCCCAGCACAGAGACGCTGGTCAAACAGCTGTCCGGCGGCAATCAGCAGAAGGTTATCATTGCCCGCTGGCTTGCGACCAACCCGGACTTCCTGATCCTGGACGAACCCACCCGCGGTATCGACGTCGGTACGAAAACGGAAATCCAGAAGCTGGTGGTGGATCTGGCACGCCAGGGAAAGAGCGTGATCTTCATTTCCTCTGAAATCGAGGAGATGCTCCGTACCTGCAACCGCCTGGCGGTGCTGCGCGACGGAGAAAAGGTCGGAGAACTGACCGAAGACCTGACCCAGGAGTCAGTGATGAAGGTCATTGCCGGAGGTGAGCGGAGTTGA
- a CDS encoding substrate-binding domain-containing protein, which yields MAGMPKMKWRFFTMKKLLALVIALVMVLAATSAFAEDLLKIGYVQVGHESDWRMANTQNYYDVFTKEAGFELELIDCDNDHALQLAKVREFVQKDFDYIVIDPIQTAGWDDVLKEVQEAGIPCIIADRSVDASDELYTTAVGTNMTAEGETAGKWLEEYLAGKAAKILVIEGSTGSSAAIGRAEGFNNIAANHPEWEILASQDGDFTQNGGQAVMEDFIKRFPEFDVVVCHNDNEAYGAMDAMDAAGIKYGIGEKIIISFDATHEGLQRTLDGKILCNVECNPIQAVIVMNVINKLQAGEAVDKFTLVPDEGFCAPGIESALVTVMSDEVLAARKY from the coding sequence ATGGCAGGGATGCCAAAAATGAAATGGAGGTTTTTTACCATGAAGAAACTGTTGGCTCTGGTTATCGCACTGGTGATGGTGCTGGCCGCTACGTCCGCTTTCGCGGAGGATCTGCTGAAGATCGGTTACGTCCAGGTTGGACATGAGTCTGACTGGCGTATGGCGAACACTCAGAACTACTACGACGTGTTCACCAAGGAAGCCGGATTCGAACTGGAACTGATCGACTGCGACAACGACCACGCTCTGCAGCTGGCCAAGGTTCGTGAGTTTGTTCAGAAGGACTTCGACTACATCGTTATCGACCCGATCCAGACCGCTGGCTGGGACGACGTTCTGAAAGAAGTTCAGGAAGCCGGAATCCCCTGCATCATCGCTGACCGTTCTGTGGACGCTTCCGATGAACTGTACACCACCGCTGTTGGTACCAACATGACCGCTGAAGGCGAAACCGCCGGCAAGTGGCTGGAAGAGTACCTGGCCGGCAAGGCTGCCAAGATCCTGGTGATCGAAGGCTCCACCGGTTCCTCCGCTGCCATCGGCCGTGCCGAAGGCTTCAACAACATCGCTGCCAACCATCCTGAGTGGGAAATCCTGGCCAGCCAGGACGGCGACTTCACCCAGAACGGCGGACAGGCTGTTATGGAAGACTTCATCAAGCGCTTCCCCGAATTCGACGTGGTTGTGTGCCACAACGATAACGAAGCTTACGGCGCTATGGACGCTATGGACGCTGCCGGCATCAAGTATGGCATTGGCGAAAAGATCATCATCTCCTTCGACGCGACTCATGAAGGTCTGCAGAGAACCCTGGACGGCAAAATCCTGTGCAACGTGGAATGCAACCCCATCCAGGCTGTTATCGTTATGAACGTTATCAACAAGCTGCAGGCTGGCGAAGCGGTTGACAAGTTCACCCTCGTGCCCGACGAAGGCTTCTGCGCTCCCGGAATCGAAAGTGCTCTCGTGACCGTTATGTCCGACGAAGTTCTGGCTGCCCGCAAGTATTAA
- a CDS encoding response regulator, with protein MMKVFLVDDEIAIRENLRNSFPWEEKGYQLVGEAPDGEMALPMLRDLNADILLTDIRMPFMDGIKLCEEVQRTMPWVERIILSGYDDFTYARKAISLGVKEYLLKPVTAAELEAALNRVSRQIEEKRRDRENLTALRERLSSGNQFLRDKLLASLFTDEGDSEDDAAMLRQMRELGVNLKAGCYAVIDIAFPAEGEKRISCRNALTSLAEMSGGGVYVCGAPKGARALVLGDNPEDTEERAYSFANSAMHLPELAQEKRLLISVGETVTDFRDIRQSMKGARHARHLQGPEANEERRIIGVNENNSQLQPLSETELSPLYERLQYASEEEVEPILTEYTRSLDPSLALGYLRVAGLLAARRIIQEGEGVPKEVLSDDTVEEALRTEGEEGFRLLAELLRKAIAFRNRNRAGYGDPTISRARAYLSEHYADPNLMLQDVAGEVHLSQSHFSTVFAQETGLTFTQYLTALRIGKAKELLEATEMRSSQIAQEVGYNDSHYFSYLFKKTTGMTPSEFRRSNRTGE; from the coding sequence ATGATGAAAGTCTTTCTCGTGGATGATGAAATTGCTATCCGGGAGAATCTCCGGAATTCCTTTCCATGGGAAGAGAAAGGCTATCAGCTGGTTGGCGAAGCTCCGGACGGCGAAATGGCATTGCCGATGCTGCGGGACCTGAACGCGGACATCCTCCTGACTGATATCCGGATGCCCTTTATGGATGGAATCAAGCTGTGCGAGGAAGTGCAGCGGACGATGCCGTGGGTGGAACGGATTATTCTTTCCGGCTATGACGATTTTACCTACGCCCGGAAGGCGATTTCCCTGGGCGTAAAGGAATACCTGCTGAAACCGGTGACCGCCGCGGAACTTGAAGCAGCGCTGAACCGGGTCAGCCGGCAGATTGAGGAGAAACGCCGTGACCGGGAAAACCTGACGGCACTGCGGGAACGCCTGTCTTCCGGAAACCAGTTCCTGCGGGACAAGCTGCTGGCCTCCCTGTTTACGGACGAAGGGGACAGCGAGGATGACGCGGCCATGCTCCGGCAGATGCGGGAGCTGGGTGTGAACCTGAAAGCGGGCTGCTATGCTGTGATTGATATCGCCTTCCCGGCGGAAGGAGAGAAACGGATCAGCTGCCGGAACGCACTGACTTCCCTGGCAGAGATGAGCGGCGGCGGGGTTTATGTCTGCGGCGCGCCGAAGGGTGCCCGGGCGCTGGTGCTGGGAGACAATCCGGAGGATACAGAGGAGCGGGCCTATTCCTTCGCCAATTCCGCCATGCACCTGCCGGAACTGGCCCAGGAGAAACGGCTGCTGATTTCTGTGGGGGAAACCGTGACAGATTTCCGGGATATCCGGCAGTCCATGAAAGGTGCAAGGCATGCCCGGCACCTGCAGGGTCCCGAAGCGAACGAAGAACGGAGAATTATCGGCGTCAACGAAAACAACAGCCAGCTGCAGCCCCTGTCCGAAACGGAACTGAGCCCGCTGTATGAGCGGCTGCAGTATGCTTCCGAGGAAGAAGTGGAACCCATCCTGACGGAATATACCCGGTCCCTGGATCCTTCCCTGGCGCTGGGTTATCTGCGGGTTGCAGGACTGCTGGCGGCGCGCAGGATTATCCAGGAAGGGGAGGGCGTGCCCAAGGAAGTGCTGTCGGATGACACGGTGGAGGAAGCCCTGCGCACCGAAGGCGAAGAAGGCTTCCGCCTGCTGGCCGAACTGCTCCGGAAGGCAATTGCCTTCCGCAATCGGAACCGGGCCGGATACGGGGATCCGACCATCAGCCGAGCCCGGGCTTATCTTTCCGAACACTACGCGGATCCGAACTTGATGCTGCAGGATGTAGCCGGAGAAGTGCATCTGTCCCAGAGCCATTTTTCCACGGTATTTGCCCAGGAAACCGGCCTGACCTTTACCCAGTACCTGACGGCGCTCCGAATCGGTAAAGCCAAGGAACTGCTGGAAGCAACGGAGATGAGATCCTCGCAGATTGCGCAGGAGGTGGGATACAACGATTCCCATTATTTCAGCTATCTTTTCAAGAAAACGACGGGAATGACCCCCAGCGAGTTCCGCCGTAGCAACCGGACCGGGGAGTAA
- a CDS encoding histidine kinase, with product MKRSGMTSITAQVRRSVFSIAFLLAVPAVIGLVVMMLYSSRTQAMIRRMDAIAGMKPALESTIAENLFSVAAGRSTFEDSGVQGLITETDNTLDMLLAETEGSGQMQLTIARRTMDTLEQYVLRVRDGMEAGTPISTIEKIVDEVRDVGRLVSDMLDAFTTDEIANASVASGRLRIIVVVAAVAEVLLLLIAFLRTRYETNKLTESIHSSIYSLEGTVRRIAEGNFGDRVQGMNVEELRDLGEKVNQMADRLETLIAQIRQNQDHLARAELRTLQAQINPHFLYNTLDAIVWQAESGKGEEVVHLTRNLSDFFRISLSAGADWIPVSQELKHVSAYLSIQKTRYRDILDYEVDQPEGLEEIYMLKLLLQPLVENALYHGIKNKRGGGMIRVKVQIQNRIMTFTVADTGKGMTPEQLEEVETLLKENVPTAQPAPEPGHSGFGMRNVDMRIRLYYGKKTGLLISSGPEGTEVSFSIPIRTREEIDHDESLSRG from the coding sequence ATGAAACGCAGCGGAATGACCAGCATTACCGCGCAAGTCCGCCGATCAGTTTTCTCCATTGCCTTCCTGCTGGCAGTACCGGCAGTGATCGGCCTGGTGGTTATGATGCTTTATTCCTCCCGGACACAGGCCATGATCCGGAGAATGGATGCCATAGCCGGGATGAAGCCTGCACTGGAGAGCACCATTGCCGAGAACCTGTTCTCTGTAGCCGCAGGCCGGAGCACCTTCGAGGACAGCGGCGTACAGGGACTGATCACCGAAACGGACAATACGCTGGATATGCTCCTCGCGGAGACTGAAGGCAGCGGGCAGATGCAGCTGACCATTGCCCGGCGGACAATGGACACGCTGGAACAGTATGTGCTCAGGGTACGGGACGGCATGGAAGCCGGAACGCCCATCAGTACAATTGAAAAGATCGTGGATGAAGTCCGTGACGTCGGGCGTCTGGTATCAGACATGCTGGACGCCTTTACTACGGATGAAATTGCCAATGCTTCGGTTGCCAGCGGACGGCTGAGAATCATTGTGGTTGTTGCAGCGGTGGCAGAGGTGCTGCTGCTCCTGATCGCCTTCCTGCGCACACGGTATGAAACAAACAAGCTGACGGAATCGATTCATTCCTCCATCTATTCATTGGAAGGAACGGTCCGGCGAATCGCAGAAGGGAACTTCGGTGACCGGGTGCAGGGCATGAACGTGGAGGAACTGCGTGACCTTGGCGAAAAGGTTAACCAGATGGCAGACCGCCTGGAAACCCTGATCGCACAGATCCGCCAGAACCAGGACCACCTGGCCCGGGCGGAACTGCGTACGCTGCAGGCACAGATTAATCCTCACTTCCTGTACAATACGCTGGACGCCATTGTCTGGCAGGCTGAATCGGGAAAAGGGGAAGAAGTGGTTCACCTGACCCGGAACCTGAGCGACTTCTTCCGGATTTCACTGTCCGCCGGCGCAGACTGGATTCCGGTGAGCCAGGAACTGAAGCATGTGTCCGCTTACCTGAGTATCCAGAAAACAAGGTACCGGGATATCCTGGACTATGAAGTGGATCAGCCGGAAGGCCTGGAAGAAATCTACATGCTGAAACTGCTGCTGCAGCCGCTGGTTGAGAATGCCCTGTACCATGGGATCAAGAACAAGCGGGGCGGCGGTATGATCCGGGTAAAGGTTCAGATCCAGAACCGGATTATGACATTCACGGTGGCCGATACAGGCAAGGGAATGACGCCGGAACAGCTGGAGGAAGTGGAAACGCTCCTGAAAGAGAACGTGCCAACTGCCCAGCCCGCACCTGAACCGGGACATTCCGGTTTCGGCATGCGGAACGTGGATATGCGCATCCGCCTGTATTATGGCAAAAAGACCGGCCTGCTGATCAGCTCAGGGCCGGAGGGAACAGAGGTATCATTCAGTATTCCGATTCGTACAAGGGAGGAAATCGACCATGATGAAAGTCTTTCTCGTGGATGA
- a CDS encoding ABC transporter substrate-binding protein has product MRRRIVPILVLLVLFLLTGCAGKQETGGDSASVVVGFSQLGAESSWRIANTASMEQAAKAAGYGLMMENANQKQEKQIDAIRSFIAYRVDVIVFSPIVQTGWDNVLAEAKQADIPVIIMDRMIDTQDDSLYRAYVGADFYAEGVRAGEYLIRKADALGADHLRIVEICGTTGSTPMQDRQRGFMDVIGKDERFTVIESVDGDFLQSKGEECMRELLQKYGTDGIDVIYSHNDAMTLGALNVLEKEETAGSKDMIIITVDGEKDAVDALKAGKINCVVQCTPHLGPSVMKLVRDVTAGKEIPKVYHPDEGAFSDFDDLTDPAVEGF; this is encoded by the coding sequence ATGCGTAGAAGAATCGTGCCGATCCTTGTGCTGCTTGTGTTGTTCCTCCTGACCGGCTGTGCAGGGAAACAGGAAACAGGCGGAGACAGCGCGTCTGTTGTGGTTGGCTTTTCCCAGCTGGGAGCGGAAAGCTCCTGGCGTATTGCAAACACTGCCAGCATGGAACAGGCCGCGAAGGCTGCCGGTTACGGGCTGATGATGGAAAACGCGAACCAGAAACAGGAAAAGCAGATCGACGCGATCCGTTCCTTTATTGCATACCGCGTGGACGTGATTGTTTTCTCGCCGATTGTGCAGACCGGCTGGGACAATGTGCTGGCGGAAGCAAAACAGGCAGACATTCCGGTGATTATCATGGACCGGATGATTGATACCCAGGATGACTCATTGTACAGAGCCTATGTGGGTGCGGATTTCTACGCTGAAGGCGTCCGGGCCGGGGAATACCTGATCCGGAAGGCTGACGCGCTGGGCGCTGATCATCTGCGGATCGTGGAAATCTGCGGTACGACAGGGTCCACTCCCATGCAGGACCGGCAGCGGGGCTTCATGGACGTGATCGGGAAGGATGAACGGTTCACCGTTATCGAAAGCGTGGACGGGGATTTCCTCCAGTCCAAGGGTGAGGAGTGCATGCGGGAACTCCTGCAGAAATACGGGACAGACGGCATCGACGTGATATACTCCCACAATGACGCTATGACGCTTGGCGCGCTGAATGTGCTGGAGAAGGAAGAAACCGCCGGATCCAAAGACATGATCATCATCACTGTGGACGGGGAAAAGGACGCGGTGGATGCCCTGAAGGCCGGAAAAATCAACTGTGTGGTACAGTGTACGCCGCACCTGGGACCTTCCGTAATGAAGCTGGTCAGGGATGTGACGGCCGGAAAGGAAATACCCAAAGTATATCATCCGGATGAGGGAGCGTTCAGTGACTTCGACGACCTGACTGATCCGGCGGTGGAGGGTTTCTGA
- a CDS encoding D-alanyl-D-alanine carboxypeptidase family protein produces MKHGLRNLTALLMAVLMLMCLCPEQAAFAESAVETETQAAEQTTKTKMSASELQAQGILTVGAKGEEVTKLQQRLKDLGYLEGKVDGQYGGGTKRAVIAFQRRNGLTTDGVAGTDTQNKLYAEDALAAPNGSPVDTLAGDIPMLVNKEHPLADGEFFTPADLVQLNKELSSKLVTIKYKKTRGVKAAVDALKEMLEAAKEDGIGKWQISAGYRTWDDQVSMLNSKVKSIQKSHKDWSSSKARRAALRTVAEPGSSEHHLGLAFDINKKGSSKFAGTKQSDWLNEHCWEYGFIIRYQKEKEKITGFEAEPWHIRYVGIEHALYMRDHDLCLEEYIQGLEDGSIQNPAARTANDADSGNNNETIDSDPGESSDEPSEETEEPAA; encoded by the coding sequence ATGAAACACGGTTTACGGAACCTTACAGCGCTGCTGATGGCAGTGCTTATGCTGATGTGCCTGTGTCCTGAACAGGCTGCTTTCGCGGAGAGCGCGGTGGAGACGGAGACCCAGGCAGCGGAGCAAACCACCAAGACAAAAATGTCCGCCTCAGAGCTCCAGGCCCAGGGAATTCTCACAGTGGGCGCAAAAGGTGAGGAAGTGACCAAACTTCAGCAGCGGCTGAAGGACCTGGGATACCTGGAAGGCAAAGTGGACGGTCAGTACGGCGGCGGAACCAAACGCGCCGTGATTGCCTTCCAGCGCCGGAACGGACTGACCACAGACGGTGTGGCCGGCACGGATACACAGAACAAGCTGTATGCGGAAGACGCCCTGGCCGCGCCGAATGGCAGCCCGGTGGATACGCTGGCCGGAGACATTCCCATGCTGGTCAACAAGGAACACCCGCTGGCAGACGGAGAGTTTTTTACTCCGGCTGACCTGGTACAGCTGAATAAGGAACTGAGCAGTAAACTGGTTACGATCAAGTATAAAAAGACCCGCGGCGTTAAAGCAGCTGTGGATGCCCTGAAAGAGATGCTGGAGGCGGCGAAGGAAGACGGTATCGGCAAATGGCAGATCAGCGCGGGTTACCGCACATGGGACGACCAGGTCAGCATGCTGAATTCCAAGGTCAAGAGCATCCAGAAGAGCCATAAGGACTGGAGCAGCTCCAAAGCACGCCGCGCAGCCCTGCGGACTGTGGCGGAACCGGGAAGCAGCGAGCATCACCTGGGACTGGCTTTTGATATCAATAAGAAAGGTTCTTCCAAATTCGCAGGCACAAAGCAGAGCGACTGGCTGAACGAGCACTGCTGGGAGTACGGCTTCATTATCCGCTACCAGAAAGAAAAGGAAAAGATCACCGGCTTTGAGGCGGAACCCTGGCATATCCGTTATGTGGGTATAGAACATGCCCTGTATATGAGGGATCATGATCTGTGCCTGGAGGAATACATCCAGGGACTGGAGGACGGAAGCATCCAGAATCCGGCAGCCCGGACAGCGAATGACGCGGATTCCGGAAATAATAATGAAACGATTGATTCGGATCCGGGAGAGTCCTCGGATGAACCTTCGGAAGAGACAGAGGAACCCGCAGCATAA
- a CDS encoding zinc dependent phospholipase C family protein, which translates to MRTMPDVAVHAAFGREVLASLPEEVREYLLPEPYTFALFGPDVWFMYKPWHRREGRGRRMHTGKPGLFLTTLLCRAESSASPVEMFSYLSGFLCHYALDSIAHPYIIYVTAEERVFPRSHMSLEHALDVVQFRRDGYENEKHPVTEHYYPRLRLPETLRQDLDAVFEDVYGWKNCWSALNRSCRRYRLCYRVLENPRGLAARIARRTKRDVLCSLAYSESQFHSLDPENTEHRLWKHPFDPDQSFTESFPELREKARQFALQLIEASYRLVRYGEGSVESISELIGNNSYLSGLPADDPRNYRVKSLLPPEKETR; encoded by the coding sequence GTGAGAACGATGCCTGATGTGGCGGTTCACGCGGCCTTCGGCCGGGAAGTTCTGGCCTCCCTGCCGGAGGAAGTTCGGGAATATCTGCTTCCCGAACCTTATACTTTTGCGCTGTTCGGTCCCGACGTTTGGTTCATGTACAAGCCCTGGCACCGCCGGGAAGGCCGCGGCCGCCGGATGCACACCGGGAAACCCGGGCTCTTCCTGACCACCCTGCTCTGCCGGGCGGAAAGCTCCGCTTCCCCGGTGGAAATGTTTTCCTATCTGTCCGGTTTCCTTTGCCATTACGCGCTGGACAGCATCGCTCATCCTTATATCATCTATGTTACTGCGGAGGAGCGTGTTTTCCCCCGCAGCCATATGAGCCTGGAGCATGCGCTGGATGTAGTGCAGTTCCGTCGTGACGGTTATGAGAATGAAAAGCATCCTGTTACGGAGCATTACTATCCACGTCTTCGCCTGCCGGAAACCCTGCGTCAGGATCTGGACGCTGTCTTTGAGGATGTTTACGGCTGGAAAAACTGCTGGTCAGCCCTGAACCGTTCCTGCCGCCGTTACCGGCTGTGCTACCGGGTGCTGGAAAACCCGCGGGGCCTGGCCGCGCGCATAGCCCGGCGGACAAAGCGTGACGTGCTTTGCTCCCTTGCCTATTCCGAATCCCAGTTCCATTCCCTGGATCCGGAAAACACAGAGCACCGTCTCTGGAAGCATCCTTTTGATCCTGACCAGTCTTTTACGGAAAGCTTCCCGGAGCTGCGGGAAAAAGCCCGGCAGTTTGCCCTGCAGCTGATTGAGGCGTCCTACCGTCTGGTCCGGTACGGCGAGGGTTCTGTTGAAAGTATCTCTGAACTGATCGGAAACAATTCCTATCTGAGCGGTCTGCCTGCGGATGATCCCCGGAACTACCGGGTCAAATCCCTGCTGCCCCCTGAAAAGGAGACACGGTAA